A part of Rattus rattus isolate New Zealand chromosome 4, Rrattus_CSIRO_v1, whole genome shotgun sequence genomic DNA contains:
- the LOC116898966 gene encoding biotin--protein ligase-like isoform X2, with protein sequence MLITLCYLYLWARWGRRPAALVLSTVRRLRASRCSFTFCRAAAQPGGARVCLSRGGRVFCVGESQSVDDLNKWALFLVSPFILEAEHIAFVTESIWVQGTSFQEPLSSETVVKWSDCCLPLACRPGDPYQLIAKASVDNFSKLGVAFMEDRLQMDNGLIAQKIVFHLKDPALKELSKASNKQVQAPLPSPEASLGAQPVQGVMEQAGQGDWKAAGEGPSPPRRGCAPGSESAADGDPGPGSTELCQLHLSSCHECLELENSTIESVRCASAENIPDLPRDCSSSVEGTAGELCPERKGKRVNISGKAPNILLYVGSGSEEALGQLQQVRSVLTDCVDTDSYTLYHLLEDSALRDPWPDNCLLLVIASRDPIPKGIHHRFMAYLSQGGKVLGLSSSFTFGDLRVARRDVLRNTAQNLVFSKADGSEVRLSVLSSGYIYEEGPSLGRLQGHLENEDKDKMIVHVPFGTHGGEAVLCQVLGWC encoded by the exons ATGCTCATCACGCTGTGCTACCTGTACCTGTGGGCGCGCTGGGGGCGCCGGCCGGCCGCACTGGTGCTCTCCACGGTGCGGCGGCTGCGCGCCTCGCGCTGCTCCTTCACCTTCTGCCGCGCGGCCGCGCAGCCCGGGGGCGCGCGCGTGTGCCTGAGCCGCGGCGGCCGCGTCTTCTGCGTCGGCGAGAGCCAG TCTGTTGATGACTTGAACAAATGGGCCCTGTTTCTCGTGTCCCCCTTCATACTTGAGGCAGAACATATAGCATTTGTGACAGAAAGCATTTGGGTACAAGGCACCAGTTTCCAGGAGCCATTGTCTTCAGAAACC GTTGTAAAATGGTCGGACTGCTGTTTGCCGTTAGCTTGCCGCCCCGGGGATCCCTACCAACTAATTGCTAAGGCAAGCGTGGACAACTTCAGCAAGCTGGGGGTGGCCTTCATGGAGGACAGGCTCCAGATGGATAACGGCCTGATAGCCCAGAAGATCGTTT TTCACTTAAAGGACCCTGCTCTGAAGGAACTCAGCAAGGCCTCCAACAAACAAGTGCAGGCCCCACTCCCGAGCCCAGAGGCTTCCCTGGGGGCCCAGCCTGTGCAAGGTGTCATGGAGCAAGCTGGTCAAGGTGACTGGAAGGCTGCTGGTGAAGGCCCTTCCCCACCGAGGAGAGGCTGTGCCCCTGGAAGTGAGTCTGCTGCAGATGGAGATCCAGGGCCAGGCTCCACTGAGCTCTGTCAGCTTCACCTGTCCAGCTGCCACGAGTGTTTGGAACTTGAGAACAGCACCATCGAGTCGGTGCGATGTGCGTCTGCAGAGAACATTCCAGATCTTCCCCGTGATTGCAGCAGCAGTGTGGAGGGTACTGCGGGCGAACTCTGCCCTGAACGGAAAGGGAAGAGAGTCAACATCTCGGGAAAGGCGCCCAACATCCTGCTGTACGTGGGCTCTGGTTCCGAGGAAGCCCTGGGCCAGCTCCAGCAGGTGCGATCTGTCCTGACGGACTGTGTGGACACGGACAGCTACACTCTCTACCACCTGCTGGAAGACAGTGCTCTGAGGGACCCGTGGCCAGACAACTGCCTCCTGTTAGTCATTGCCAGCAGGGACCCTATCCCCAAAGGCATACACCACAGGTTCATGGCCTATCTTTCTCAGGGAGGGAAGGTGCTGGGcctgtcttcctccttcaccttcGGTGACCTTCGGGTGGCCAGGAGAGACGTGCTACGGAACACAGCCCAGAACTTGGTTTTCTCTAAGGCTGATGGGAGTGAGGTACGGCTCAGTGTCCTGAGCAGCGGCTACATTTATGAGGAAGGCCCGAGCCTCGGCCGGCTCCAGGGCCACCTGGAGAATGAAGACAAGGATAAAATGATTGTGCATGTGCCTTTCGGAACCCATGGAGGTGAAGCCGTTCTCTGCCAGGTACTGGGGTGGTGTTGA
- the LOC116898966 gene encoding biotin--protein ligase-like isoform X1, with translation MLITLCYLYLWARWGRRPAALVLSTVRRLRASRCSFTFCRAAAQPGGARVCLSRGGRVFCVGESQSVDDLNKWALFLVSPFILEAEHIAFVTESIWVQGTSFQEPLSSETVVKWSDCCLPLACRPGDPYQLIAKASVDNFSKLGVAFMEDRLQMDNGLIAQKIVSVHLKDPALKELSKASNKQVQAPLPSPEASLGAQPVQGVMEQAGQGDWKAAGEGPSPPRRGCAPGSESAADGDPGPGSTELCQLHLSSCHECLELENSTIESVRCASAENIPDLPRDCSSSVEGTAGELCPERKGKRVNISGKAPNILLYVGSGSEEALGQLQQVRSVLTDCVDTDSYTLYHLLEDSALRDPWPDNCLLLVIASRDPIPKGIHHRFMAYLSQGGKVLGLSSSFTFGDLRVARRDVLRNTAQNLVFSKADGSEVRLSVLSSGYIYEEGPSLGRLQGHLENEDKDKMIVHVPFGTHGGEAVLCQVLGWC, from the exons ATGCTCATCACGCTGTGCTACCTGTACCTGTGGGCGCGCTGGGGGCGCCGGCCGGCCGCACTGGTGCTCTCCACGGTGCGGCGGCTGCGCGCCTCGCGCTGCTCCTTCACCTTCTGCCGCGCGGCCGCGCAGCCCGGGGGCGCGCGCGTGTGCCTGAGCCGCGGCGGCCGCGTCTTCTGCGTCGGCGAGAGCCAG TCTGTTGATGACTTGAACAAATGGGCCCTGTTTCTCGTGTCCCCCTTCATACTTGAGGCAGAACATATAGCATTTGTGACAGAAAGCATTTGGGTACAAGGCACCAGTTTCCAGGAGCCATTGTCTTCAGAAACC GTTGTAAAATGGTCGGACTGCTGTTTGCCGTTAGCTTGCCGCCCCGGGGATCCCTACCAACTAATTGCTAAGGCAAGCGTGGACAACTTCAGCAAGCTGGGGGTGGCCTTCATGGAGGACAGGCTCCAGATGGATAACGGCCTGATAGCCCAGAAGATCGTTT CAGTTCACTTAAAGGACCCTGCTCTGAAGGAACTCAGCAAGGCCTCCAACAAACAAGTGCAGGCCCCACTCCCGAGCCCAGAGGCTTCCCTGGGGGCCCAGCCTGTGCAAGGTGTCATGGAGCAAGCTGGTCAAGGTGACTGGAAGGCTGCTGGTGAAGGCCCTTCCCCACCGAGGAGAGGCTGTGCCCCTGGAAGTGAGTCTGCTGCAGATGGAGATCCAGGGCCAGGCTCCACTGAGCTCTGTCAGCTTCACCTGTCCAGCTGCCACGAGTGTTTGGAACTTGAGAACAGCACCATCGAGTCGGTGCGATGTGCGTCTGCAGAGAACATTCCAGATCTTCCCCGTGATTGCAGCAGCAGTGTGGAGGGTACTGCGGGCGAACTCTGCCCTGAACGGAAAGGGAAGAGAGTCAACATCTCGGGAAAGGCGCCCAACATCCTGCTGTACGTGGGCTCTGGTTCCGAGGAAGCCCTGGGCCAGCTCCAGCAGGTGCGATCTGTCCTGACGGACTGTGTGGACACGGACAGCTACACTCTCTACCACCTGCTGGAAGACAGTGCTCTGAGGGACCCGTGGCCAGACAACTGCCTCCTGTTAGTCATTGCCAGCAGGGACCCTATCCCCAAAGGCATACACCACAGGTTCATGGCCTATCTTTCTCAGGGAGGGAAGGTGCTGGGcctgtcttcctccttcaccttcGGTGACCTTCGGGTGGCCAGGAGAGACGTGCTACGGAACACAGCCCAGAACTTGGTTTTCTCTAAGGCTGATGGGAGTGAGGTACGGCTCAGTGTCCTGAGCAGCGGCTACATTTATGAGGAAGGCCCGAGCCTCGGCCGGCTCCAGGGCCACCTGGAGAATGAAGACAAGGATAAAATGATTGTGCATGTGCCTTTCGGAACCCATGGAGGTGAAGCCGTTCTCTGCCAGGTACTGGGGTGGTGTTGA